The following are encoded together in the Cervus elaphus chromosome 30, mCerEla1.1, whole genome shotgun sequence genome:
- the LOC122686899 gene encoding LOW QUALITY PROTEIN: POU domain, class 5, transcription factor 1-like (The sequence of the model RefSeq protein was modified relative to this genomic sequence to represent the inferred CDS: inserted 1 base in 1 codon; deleted 1 base in 1 codon) — MAGHLASDFAFSPPPAGVGDGPGGSEPGWVDPRTWMSFQGPPGGSGIGPGVVPSAEVWGLPPCPPPYDLCGGIAYCAPQIGVGPVPPGGLETPQPESEAGAGVESNSEGVSPDPCTAPAGAAKLEEEKLEPNPEESQDIKALQKDLEQFAKLLKQKRITLGYXQADVGLTLGVLFGKVFSQTTICRFEALQLSFKNMCKLRPLLQKWVEEADNNENLQEICKAETLVQARKRKQTSIENRVRGNLESMFLQCPKPTLQQISHIAQQLGLEKDVVRVWFCNRRQKGKRSSSDYSQREDFEAAGSPFAGGPVSFPLAPGPHFGIPGYLGHHFTTLYSSVPFPEGEAFPSVSVTPLGSPMHSN; from the exons ATGGCGGGACACCTCGCTTCTGACTTCGCCTTCTCGCCCCCGCCGGCCGGTGTAGGCGATGGGCCGGGAGGGTCAGAGCCGGGCTGGGTTGATCCTCGGACCTGGATGAGCTTCCAAGGGCCTCCCGGTGGGTCGGGGATCGGGCCGGGGGTTGTGCCCAGCGCGGAGGTGTGGGGGCTTCCTCCATGCCCCCCGCCCTATGACTTGTGCGGAGGGATAGCCTACTGTGCGCCACAGATTGGAGTGGGGCCGGTGCCCCCAGGCGGCCTGGAGACCCCTCAACCCGAGAGCGAGGCG GGTGCCGGGGTGGAGAGCAACTCCGAGGGGGTCTCCCCGGACCCCTGCACCGCCCCCGCAGGCGCCGCgaagctggaggaggagaagCTGGAGCCGAACCCTGAGGAGTCCCAGGACATCAAAGCTCTTCAGAAAGACCTTGAACAATTTGCCAAGCTCCTAAAGCAGAAGAGGATCACCCTAGGAT ACCAGGCCGATGTGGGGCTCACCCTGGGGGTTCTCTTTGGAAAGGTGTTCAGCCAAACGACTATCTGCCGTTTTGAGGCTTTGCAGCTCAGTTTCAAGAACATGTGTAAGCTGCGGCCCCTGCTGCAGAAGTGGGTGGAGGAAGCTGACAACAACGAGAATCTGCAAGAGATATGCAAGGCAGAGACCCTTGTGCAGGCCCGGAAGAGAAAGCAGACGAGTATCGAGAACCGAGTGAGAGGCAACCTGGAGAGCATGTTCCTGCAGTGCCCGAAGCCCACCCTGCAGCAAATCAGCCACATCGCCCAGCAGCTCGGGCTGGAGAAAGACGTGGTCCGAGTGTGGTTCTGCAACCGTCGCCAGAAGGGCAAACGATCAAGCAGTGACTACTCCCAACGAGAGGATTTTGAGGCTGCTGGGTCTCCTTTCGCAGGGGGACCCGTATCCTTTCCTCTGGCGCCAGGGCCCCATTTTGGTATCCCAGGCTACCTGGGCCATCACTTCACTACGCTGTACTCTTCGGTCCCATTCCCTGAGGGTGAGGCCTTTCCCTCGGTGTCTGTCACCCCTCTGGGCTCTCCTATGCATTCAAACTGA